One genomic segment of Alicycliphilus denitrificans K601 includes these proteins:
- a CDS encoding AtuA-related protein — protein sequence MKARLEQVAHTRSGDKGNTSNIAVFAYEPALYPLLKEQLTAERFKAFHREAITGEVLRYEAQNLHALNFVAHGALGGGVSRSLSLDNYGKALSAAILGFELDVPEELAPLLRSRAPA from the coding sequence ATGAAGGCACGACTGGAACAGGTGGCCCACACGCGCTCGGGCGACAAGGGCAACACCTCCAACATCGCCGTGTTCGCCTACGAACCCGCGCTGTATCCGCTGCTCAAGGAGCAACTGACCGCCGAGCGCTTCAAGGCCTTTCACCGCGAGGCCATCACCGGCGAGGTGCTGCGCTACGAGGCGCAGAACCTGCACGCACTCAACTTCGTCGCGCACGGCGCCCTGGGCGGCGGCGTTTCGCGCAGCCTGTCGCTGGACAACTACGGCAAGGCGTTGTCGGCGGCCATCCTGGGCTTCGAGCTCGATGTGCCCGAGGAGCTGGCGCCACTGCTGCGCAGTCGCGCGCCCGCCTGA
- a CDS encoding SDR family oxidoreductase has translation MNQTPPAAPHCLTAAPPEPVVVITGASSGIGHATALAFARRGARVVLAARNADTLAPVALACHAEGGRALGIPTDVTDAEAVQALADKAVRHFGRIDIWVNAVGVGAVGRFEGVPIGAHRRVIEANLLGHLHGAHAALTRFRDQGHGLLVNLISLGGWLPTPYAAAYAASKFGLRGLSESLRAEVADLPRVHVCDVAPTVVDTPGLSHGANYTGRRLRAPLPMVDPRAVAQAIVDLADSPQPRAVTWLGLGALPGRLAHALAPQGTARALRWLGDRGLRHAAPAPLTEGNLFSPSRQTAIDGGQRQRMAGAAGLVALLGAVGLAAGWWLGRRR, from the coding sequence ATGAACCAGACCCCGCCCGCCGCCCCGCATTGCCTGACCGCCGCCCCGCCCGAGCCGGTGGTGGTGATCACCGGCGCCTCCAGCGGCATAGGCCATGCCACGGCGCTGGCCTTCGCGCGGCGCGGCGCGCGCGTGGTGCTGGCCGCGCGCAATGCCGACACGCTCGCCCCCGTGGCGCTGGCCTGCCATGCCGAGGGCGGCCGGGCGCTGGGCATACCCACCGACGTGACCGACGCCGAGGCCGTGCAGGCCCTGGCCGACAAGGCGGTGCGCCACTTCGGGCGCATCGACATCTGGGTCAACGCCGTGGGCGTGGGGGCCGTGGGGCGCTTCGAGGGCGTGCCGATCGGGGCCCACCGCCGCGTGATCGAGGCCAACCTGCTCGGCCACCTGCACGGCGCGCACGCGGCGCTCACGCGCTTTCGCGACCAGGGCCACGGGCTGCTGGTGAACCTCATCTCGCTCGGCGGCTGGCTGCCCACGCCCTATGCCGCGGCCTACGCGGCCAGCAAGTTCGGCCTGCGCGGCCTGTCCGAGAGCCTGCGCGCCGAGGTCGCCGATCTGCCGCGCGTGCACGTCTGCGACGTGGCTCCCACCGTGGTCGATACGCCCGGCCTGTCGCACGGCGCCAACTACACGGGCCGGCGCCTGCGGGCGCCGCTGCCCATGGTGGACCCGCGCGCCGTGGCCCAGGCCATCGTGGACCTGGCCGACAGCCCGCAGCCGCGCGCCGTGACCTGGCTGGGCCTGGGCGCGCTGCCCGGGCGGCTGGCCCATGCGCTCGCGCCCCAGGGCACGGCGCGCGCGCTGCGCTGGCTCGGCGACCGGGGGCTGCGCCATGCCGCGCCCGCGCCGCTCACCGAGGGCAACCTGTTTTCCCCCTCGCGCCAGACCGCCATCGACGGCGGCCAGCGCCAGCGCATGGCCGGCGCGGCCGGCCTGGTGGCCCTGCTGGGCGCCGTGGGGCTGGCGGCCGGCTGGTGGCTGGGGCGGCGGCGCTGA
- a CDS encoding LysR family transcriptional regulator, which yields MDKFGELQVFLRVVEEGSFSGAGRRLHLSPSTISKLIARMEARLGVRLFERVAGAIRLTQEGERFRAAGEQVVQAMEEAEAGVRVADAEVSGTVRIHTALTTAKYLVAPRLPRLLDRHPRLHLDFVLGTERGDFIRQGLDVAIHSGRPTEQTLIGRPLMARPWVIAAAPQYLARHGTPQRPEDLLRHRCLNFTIRTQWNRWTFHDEGGLKTIDIPNYIGANQGELLRTFALLGLGVVRLARFHIAGDLESGELVPLLTQYQERTEDDRFYLLYPRGRSLAPRVRAVVDFLAQEFGA from the coding sequence ATGGACAAGTTCGGCGAACTGCAGGTGTTCCTGCGCGTGGTGGAGGAAGGCAGCTTTTCCGGCGCGGGCCGCAGGCTGCACCTGTCGCCCTCGACGATCAGCAAGCTCATCGCGCGCATGGAGGCGCGCCTCGGCGTGCGGCTGTTCGAGCGCGTGGCCGGCGCCATCCGCCTCACGCAGGAAGGCGAGCGCTTTCGCGCGGCGGGCGAGCAGGTGGTGCAGGCGATGGAGGAGGCCGAGGCCGGCGTGCGCGTGGCCGATGCCGAGGTCTCCGGCACCGTGCGCATCCACACCGCGCTGACCACGGCCAAGTACCTCGTCGCGCCCCGGCTGCCCAGGCTGCTGGACAGGCACCCGCGCCTGCACCTGGACTTCGTGCTGGGCACGGAGCGCGGCGACTTCATCCGCCAGGGGCTGGACGTGGCCATCCACAGCGGGCGGCCCACGGAGCAGACGCTGATCGGCCGCCCGCTCATGGCGCGGCCCTGGGTCATCGCCGCCGCGCCGCAATACCTTGCGCGCCACGGCACGCCGCAGCGGCCCGAGGATCTGCTGCGCCACCGGTGCCTGAACTTCACCATCCGCACGCAGTGGAACCGCTGGACGTTCCACGACGAGGGCGGGCTCAAGACCATCGACATCCCGAACTACATCGGCGCGAACCAGGGCGAGCTGCTGCGCACCTTCGCGCTGCTGGGGCTGGGCGTGGTGCGGCTCGCGCGCTTTCACATCGCGGGCGACCTGGAATCGGGCGAGCTCGTGCCGCTGCTCACGCAGTACCAGGAGCGCACCGAGGACGACCGCTTCTACCTGCTCTACCCGCGCGGGCGCTCGCTCGCGCCGCGCGTGCGGGCGGTGGTGGACTTCCTGGCACAGGAGTTCGGCGCCTGA
- a CDS encoding tripartite tricarboxylate transporter substrate binding protein, whose amino-acid sequence MHPIPSRRRWIGLACAALCAAPLAWASGYPDKPVKLVVPYPPGGPTDIVARVVAQKLQEQMGQPFVVDNRPGAGANIGAEAVARSTPDGYTLVVATTAHAINPSLFARLNYSITKDFAPVSQLTSGPLVIVTSPATPVSNVKELIALAKSKPGGLNYASSGNGQSTHLSAELFSAMAGVKMAHVPYKGSAPALTDVMGGQADLMFDTMLSSMPHVKAGKLKALAVTSGQRSPSAPDIPTVAESGLPGYEAIAWNGLLAPAGTPPEVVNRLSAELKKVLENPEVRQRFEAQGFSATWNTPAAYASFLQAEVDKWDKVVKTSGAKID is encoded by the coding sequence ATGCACCCCATTCCCTCCCGCCGCCGCTGGATCGGCCTCGCCTGCGCAGCGCTGTGCGCCGCCCCGCTCGCCTGGGCCAGCGGCTACCCCGACAAGCCCGTGAAGCTGGTCGTGCCCTACCCGCCGGGCGGCCCCACGGACATCGTGGCGCGCGTGGTGGCGCAGAAGCTCCAGGAGCAGATGGGCCAGCCCTTCGTGGTGGACAACCGCCCCGGCGCGGGCGCCAACATCGGCGCCGAGGCCGTGGCCCGCAGCACGCCCGACGGCTACACGCTGGTGGTGGCCACCACGGCGCACGCCATCAACCCCTCGCTGTTCGCCAGGCTCAACTACTCGATCACCAAGGACTTCGCGCCCGTCTCGCAGCTCACCAGCGGCCCGCTGGTCATCGTGACCAGCCCCGCCACGCCCGTGAGCAACGTCAAGGAGCTGATCGCGCTCGCCAAATCCAAGCCGGGCGGGCTCAACTACGCTTCGTCGGGCAACGGCCAATCCACGCACCTGTCGGCCGAGCTGTTCAGCGCCATGGCCGGCGTGAAGATGGCCCACGTGCCCTACAAGGGCAGCGCCCCCGCGCTCACCGACGTGATGGGCGGCCAGGCCGACCTGATGTTCGACACCATGCTCTCGTCCATGCCGCACGTGAAGGCCGGCAAGCTCAAGGCCCTGGCCGTCACCAGCGGCCAGCGCTCGCCCAGCGCGCCCGACATTCCCACCGTGGCCGAATCGGGCCTACCCGGTTACGAGGCCATCGCCTGGAACGGCCTGCTGGCCCCGGCCGGCACGCCGCCCGAGGTGGTGAACCGCCTGAGCGCGGAGCTGAAGAAAGTGCTGGAAAACCCCGAGGTGCGCCAGCGCTTCGAGGCCCAGGGCTTCTCCGCCACGTGGAACACCCCCGCCGCCTACGCCAGCTTCCTGCAAGCCGAAGTAGACAAGTGGGACAAGGTGGTCAAGACCTCCGGCGCAAAGATCGACTGA
- a CDS encoding Bug family tripartite tricarboxylate transporter substrate binding protein, with translation MTFRILRTLAALALWACAALAHAQSYPAKPVRIIVPYPAGGTTDIIARIAAAQLAERLRQPFVVENRAGASGAIGAVAVAQSAPDGYTLVMGTASSHGINSALQKNLPYDAVKDFAPVTVVASTPNIVVVHPSVPAKTLGELLALAKAQPGKINFGSTSPGGSPHMSAELLKMMAGVDMAHVPYKGAAPMLTDLIGGQIQAGFDNLPSTIGFVRGGKVRALAVTTPQRWPGAPDIPTVAESGVPGYEVSGWFGLLAPAGTPKSVLDTLQSAVAQAVQQPEVARQLRDLGAEPVANKPEAFARDIAADVEKWRKVVQATGVRLE, from the coding sequence ATGACCTTCAGGATCCTTCGCACGCTCGCGGCCCTGGCCCTCTGGGCCTGCGCCGCGCTGGCCCATGCCCAGAGCTACCCCGCCAAGCCGGTGCGCATCATCGTGCCCTACCCGGCGGGCGGTACCACGGACATCATCGCGCGCATCGCCGCCGCGCAGCTGGCCGAGCGGCTCAGGCAGCCCTTCGTGGTGGAGAACCGCGCGGGCGCGAGCGGCGCCATCGGCGCGGTGGCCGTGGCCCAGTCCGCGCCCGACGGCTACACGCTGGTCATGGGCACGGCCAGCTCGCACGGCATCAACTCCGCGCTGCAGAAGAACCTGCCCTACGACGCGGTGAAGGACTTCGCGCCCGTCACCGTGGTCGCCAGCACGCCCAACATCGTCGTGGTGCACCCGAGCGTGCCCGCCAAGACATTGGGCGAGCTGCTGGCGCTGGCCAAGGCGCAGCCGGGCAAGATCAACTTCGGCTCCACCAGCCCCGGCGGCTCGCCGCACATGAGCGCCGAGTTGCTCAAGATGATGGCCGGCGTGGACATGGCGCACGTGCCCTACAAGGGCGCCGCGCCCATGCTCACCGATTTGATCGGCGGGCAGATCCAGGCGGGCTTCGACAACCTGCCGTCCACCATCGGCTTCGTGCGCGGCGGCAAGGTGCGCGCGCTGGCCGTGACCACGCCGCAGCGCTGGCCCGGCGCACCCGACATTCCCACGGTGGCCGAGAGCGGCGTGCCGGGCTACGAGGTCTCGGGCTGGTTTGGCCTGCTGGCGCCTGCGGGCACGCCCAAGTCGGTACTCGACACGCTGCAATCGGCCGTGGCGCAGGCCGTGCAGCAGCCCGAGGTGGCCAGGCAGCTGCGCGACCTGGGCGCCGAGCCCGTGGCCAACAAGCCCGAGGCGTTCGCGCGCGACATCGCGGCCGACGTGGAGAAATGGCGCAAGGTGGTCCAGGCCACGGGCGTGAGGCTTGAGTGA
- a CDS encoding IclR family transcriptional regulator, which yields MPPSARPKAVVNHSPGSSTSTVERAMRVLRVMSEGGNARLTDIAAAADLDKATALRLLEVMVRDGFVMRNARSKQFSLGPELMVLGAAALRRFDPRPLARPSLLRLVGRFEDSVVLSIPSGVESLCIDVEEGTYPIRANYLRVGSRRPLGAGAGSLALLAWMPEAEREAALDILASQMGRYPRITPALLRERIANARERGYVVLLDVVVERMGGIAVPILDPEGRPVAALSIAALNERILTREAALAQTLQHESTVCQVRWAEAQQHRAAPRPPAKETHP from the coding sequence ATGCCCCCCAGCGCCCGCCCCAAGGCCGTGGTGAACCATTCGCCCGGCAGCAGCACATCCACCGTGGAACGCGCCATGCGCGTGCTGCGCGTGATGTCCGAGGGCGGCAACGCGCGGCTGACCGACATCGCGGCCGCGGCCGACCTGGACAAGGCCACCGCGCTGCGCCTGCTGGAGGTGATGGTGCGCGACGGCTTCGTGATGCGCAACGCGCGCAGCAAGCAGTTTTCGCTGGGGCCCGAGCTCATGGTGCTGGGCGCCGCCGCGCTGCGGCGCTTCGACCCGCGCCCGCTCGCGCGCCCCAGCCTGCTGCGGCTGGTGGGGCGGTTCGAGGACAGCGTGGTGCTCTCCATACCGAGCGGCGTGGAATCGCTGTGCATCGACGTGGAAGAGGGCACCTACCCCATCCGCGCCAACTACCTGCGCGTGGGCAGCCGCCGGCCGCTGGGCGCCGGCGCAGGCAGCCTGGCGCTGCTGGCCTGGATGCCCGAGGCCGAGCGCGAGGCGGCGCTGGACATCCTGGCCAGCCAGATGGGCCGCTACCCGCGCATCACGCCCGCGCTGCTGCGCGAGCGCATCGCCAACGCGCGCGAACGCGGCTACGTCGTGCTGCTGGACGTGGTGGTCGAGCGCATGGGCGGCATCGCCGTGCCCATCCTCGACCCCGAGGGCCGCCCCGTGGCGGCGCTGAGCATCGCGGCGCTGAACGAACGCATCCTGACGCGCGAGGCCGCACTGGCCCAGACGCTGCAGCACGAATCCACCGTCTGCCAGGTGCGCTGGGCCGAGGCGCAGCAGCACCGCGCCGCGCCACGCCCCCCTGCCAAGGAGACTCATCCGTGA
- a CDS encoding thiolase family protein: MTHSPTAWLRGAGGTPFGRHEGRGPIDLMADAARQALASAALARGDIDGMLCGYATTLPHLMLSTLLCERFGLSPRYAHGMQLGGATGAAMLMAARELVRAGRCRNVLVVAGENRLTGQSRDSSIQTLAQVGDADYEVPNGASVPAYYALMASEYMHRTGITRADLAEFAVLMRANAARHPEAHLRTPITQAEVLASKPIAAPLSLLDCCPISDGAMALVVSAEPGPHAPVRMAGAGQAHRHQHLTAMADVMQCGAGEAAAQAFAEAGLAHADIGYLGIYDSFTITLAMLLEETGFAPRAGAAARARAGDFAPTGALPLNTHGGLLSFGHCGVAGGMAHAVEAWRQMTGQAGERQIRAPRRAFVHADGGVMSSHVSLILSRED, from the coding sequence GTGACCCATTCCCCCACCGCCTGGCTGCGCGGCGCGGGCGGCACGCCCTTCGGCCGCCACGAAGGGCGCGGCCCCATCGACCTGATGGCCGATGCCGCGCGGCAGGCCCTGGCCAGCGCCGCACTGGCGCGCGGCGACATCGACGGCATGCTCTGCGGCTACGCCACCACACTGCCGCACCTGATGCTGTCCACGCTGCTGTGCGAGCGCTTCGGCCTGTCGCCGCGCTACGCGCACGGCATGCAGCTGGGCGGTGCCACGGGCGCGGCCATGCTCATGGCCGCGCGCGAGCTGGTGCGCGCGGGCCGCTGCCGCAACGTGCTGGTGGTGGCGGGCGAGAACCGCCTCACCGGCCAGTCGCGCGACAGCTCCATCCAGACCCTGGCCCAGGTGGGCGACGCCGACTACGAGGTACCCAACGGCGCCAGCGTGCCTGCCTACTACGCGCTCATGGCCTCGGAATACATGCACCGCACGGGCATCACACGCGCCGACCTGGCGGAGTTCGCCGTGCTCATGCGCGCCAACGCCGCGCGCCACCCCGAGGCCCACCTGCGCACGCCCATCACGCAGGCCGAGGTGCTGGCCTCCAAGCCCATCGCCGCGCCGCTGTCGCTGCTGGACTGCTGCCCCATCTCGGACGGCGCGATGGCGCTCGTCGTATCCGCCGAGCCCGGCCCGCACGCGCCCGTGCGCATGGCGGGCGCGGGGCAGGCGCACCGCCACCAGCATCTGACCGCGATGGCCGACGTGATGCAGTGCGGCGCGGGCGAGGCTGCAGCGCAGGCGTTCGCCGAGGCCGGCCTGGCCCACGCCGATATCGGCTACCTGGGCATCTACGACTCGTTCACGATCACGCTGGCGATGCTGCTCGAAGAGACCGGCTTCGCCCCGCGCGCCGGCGCCGCCGCGCGGGCCCGCGCGGGCGACTTCGCGCCCACGGGCGCGCTGCCGCTCAACACGCACGGCGGGCTGCTCTCGTTCGGCCACTGCGGCGTGGCCGGCGGCATGGCGCACGCAGTGGAAGCCTGGCGGCAGATGACCGGCCAGGCGGGAGAGCGCCAGATCCGCGCGCCGCGCCGCGCCTTCGTGCATGCCGACGGGGGCGTGATGTCCTCGCACGTGAGCCTGATTCTTTCCCGGGAGGACTGA
- a CDS encoding GyrI-like domain-containing protein yields MIETPQIIDISPPRTTAVIRVCCPREELPCTMGRGVRELLDRIKAQGAQAMGPLFTHHLRGPTDSFDCEVGVAVDRPVRPAGHVCPGQWPAMRVARTLYRGHYEDLPQAWAALRAWIAAQGLAATGEMWECYITGPEIGSDASAWRTELYLPLCGKGV; encoded by the coding sequence ATGATCGAGACACCGCAGATCATCGACATCAGCCCCCCGCGCACGACGGCCGTGATCCGCGTCTGCTGCCCGCGCGAGGAACTGCCATGCACCATGGGCCGCGGTGTGCGCGAACTGCTCGACCGCATCAAGGCCCAGGGCGCGCAGGCCATGGGCCCGCTGTTCACCCACCACCTGCGCGGCCCGACCGACAGCTTCGACTGCGAGGTCGGCGTGGCCGTGGACCGGCCCGTGCGCCCGGCGGGCCACGTGTGCCCGGGCCAATGGCCGGCCATGCGCGTGGCGCGCACCCTGTACCGCGGCCACTACGAAGACCTGCCGCAGGCCTGGGCCGCCCTGCGCGCCTGGATCGCGGCGCAGGGCCTGGCCGCCACCGGCGAGATGTGGGAGTGCTACATCACCGGCCCCGAGATCGGCTCGGATGCCAGCGCCTGGCGCACCGAGCTCTACCTGCCGCTGTGCGGCAAGGGTGTCTGA
- a CDS encoding tRNA-uridine aminocarboxypropyltransferase translates to MPHAVSQLRAERLARSAKPFLARGGSRRAHCPGCRLVPSHCICALRPLCGTRAGVCLLMHDIEPLKPSNTGWLIADVVADTFAFGWARTEADPALLALLADPRWQPYVVFPGEFVDPARVVHTLAPQAAAGEGGAPAAGRRPLFVLLDATWPEARKMFRKSPYLERLPVLSLHGDAASRYRLRRSTRGDHFCTSEVAAQCLALAGDARAGALLQAWLDLFSERYLQAREQRPADADSAAHRQLRALRS, encoded by the coding sequence ATGCCCCACGCCGTCTCCCAGCTGCGCGCCGAGCGCCTTGCGCGCAGCGCCAAGCCCTTCCTCGCGCGCGGCGGCTCGCGCCGCGCGCACTGCCCGGGCTGCAGGCTCGTCCCCAGCCACTGCATCTGCGCGCTGCGCCCGCTGTGCGGCACGCGCGCGGGCGTGTGCCTGCTGATGCACGACATCGAGCCGCTCAAGCCCAGCAACACCGGCTGGCTGATCGCCGACGTGGTGGCCGACACCTTCGCCTTCGGCTGGGCGCGCACCGAGGCCGACCCCGCGCTGCTCGCGCTGCTGGCCGATCCCCGGTGGCAGCCCTATGTGGTGTTCCCGGGCGAGTTCGTCGATCCCGCGCGCGTGGTGCACACGCTGGCGCCGCAGGCGGCGGCGGGGGAGGGCGGCGCGCCGGCGGCAGGCCGCCGCCCGCTGTTCGTGCTGCTGGACGCCACCTGGCCCGAGGCGCGCAAGATGTTCCGCAAGAGCCCCTACCTGGAGCGCCTGCCGGTGCTGAGCCTGCATGGTGATGCGGCCTCGCGCTACCGGCTGCGCCGCTCCACGCGGGGCGACCATTTCTGCACCTCCGAGGTCGCGGCCCAGTGCCTGGCGTTGGCTGGCGACGCGCGCGCGGGTGCGTTGCTGCAGGCCTGGCTCGACCTGTTCAGCGAGCGCTACCTGCAGGCGCGGGAACAGCGCCCTGCGGATGCGGACAGCGCCGCCCACCGGCAACTGCGCGCCCTGAGATCATGA
- a CDS encoding acyclic terpene utilization AtuA family protein, which translates to MSENKLLRIGSGAAWWGDRVEPAQLNAEHGDLDYLCFETMAEATVSAAQVRARRDPGFPGYDTYLDDRMRAVLPACMRRGTRIVSNQGWINPQGAARRIVELLRELGIRGVKVAAVGGSLITDRVLELAPTILENGQPTATLKDTLISAEAYMGAEPIVQALREGAQIVVTGRVADPSLFLAPMVYEFGWDPLDHEKIGAGSGIGHLLECGAQVTGGYFADPGLKDVPEPWNLAFPIAEVDAQGNVTLTKVAGTGGAITAQTVKEQMLYEVHDPANYITPDVVVDFTRARIEPLGPDRVRVTGLAGKPRTPTLKVSMGCTEGFIGEDMFFYAGPGALRRAQLAKKILEERFRIVQLDAEEVRIDFLGLNAIHGAATPPDAPEPYEVAVRVAARTRTREEAVKVGREVDGMAVSGVGHTGKRVPHQERTREVIGVWSSLVPRGQVAAHIDHFTS; encoded by the coding sequence ATGAGTGAGAACAAGCTGCTGCGCATCGGCTCGGGCGCGGCCTGGTGGGGCGACCGCGTGGAGCCCGCGCAGCTCAACGCCGAGCACGGCGACCTGGACTACCTGTGCTTCGAGACCATGGCCGAGGCCACCGTGTCGGCCGCGCAGGTGCGCGCGCGGCGCGATCCCGGCTTCCCCGGCTACGACACCTACCTGGACGACCGCATGCGCGCCGTGCTGCCCGCCTGCATGCGCCGGGGCACGCGCATCGTCTCCAACCAGGGCTGGATCAACCCGCAGGGCGCGGCCCGGCGCATCGTGGAGCTGCTGCGCGAGCTGGGCATCAGGGGCGTGAAGGTGGCGGCCGTGGGTGGCAGCCTCATCACCGACCGCGTGCTGGAACTGGCGCCCACCATCCTCGAAAACGGCCAGCCGACGGCCACGCTGAAGGACACGCTGATCTCCGCCGAGGCCTACATGGGCGCCGAGCCCATCGTGCAGGCGCTGCGCGAGGGCGCGCAGATCGTGGTGACGGGCCGCGTGGCCGACCCGTCGCTGTTCCTCGCGCCCATGGTGTACGAGTTCGGCTGGGACCCGCTGGACCACGAGAAGATCGGCGCGGGCAGCGGCATCGGCCACCTGCTCGAATGCGGCGCGCAGGTGACGGGCGGCTACTTCGCCGACCCGGGCCTCAAGGACGTGCCCGAGCCGTGGAACCTTGCCTTCCCCATCGCCGAGGTGGATGCGCAGGGCAACGTCACGCTCACCAAGGTGGCGGGCACGGGCGGCGCGATCACCGCGCAGACGGTCAAGGAGCAGATGCTCTACGAGGTGCACGACCCAGCCAACTACATCACGCCCGACGTGGTGGTGGACTTCACCCGCGCGCGCATCGAGCCGCTGGGCCCCGACCGCGTGCGCGTGACCGGCCTCGCGGGCAAGCCGCGCACGCCCACGCTCAAGGTCTCGATGGGATGCACCGAGGGCTTCATCGGCGAAGACATGTTCTTCTACGCCGGCCCCGGCGCGCTGCGCCGCGCGCAGCTTGCCAAGAAGATCCTGGAGGAGCGCTTCAGGATCGTGCAGCTCGACGCCGAGGAGGTGCGCATCGACTTCCTGGGCCTGAACGCCATCCACGGTGCGGCCACGCCGCCCGATGCGCCCGAGCCCTACGAGGTCGCCGTGCGCGTGGCCGCGCGCACCCGCACGCGCGAGGAGGCCGTGAAGGTCGGCCGCGAGGTGGACGGCATGGCCGTCTCCGGCGTGGGCCACACCGGCAAGCGCGTGCCGCACCAGGAGCGCACGCGCGAGGTCATCGGCGTGTGGTCCTCGCTCGTGCCGCGCGGGCAGGTGGCGGCGCACATCGACCATTTCACGAGCTGA
- a CDS encoding Zn-ribbon domain-containing OB-fold protein encodes MLAAPFNDGLRVGVVRYQRCAACGHAQTLARHACQRCGREDLRWHDAAGTATVRAATVVARAPSDDFRPLAPYTLVIVELDEGPRLMGHAAPGVQIGQGVRAGFFEHQGRTLLRFTPID; translated from the coding sequence ATGCTTGCCGCCCCCTTCAACGACGGCCTGCGCGTGGGCGTGGTGCGCTACCAGCGCTGCGCCGCCTGCGGCCACGCCCAGACCCTGGCGCGCCACGCCTGCCAGCGCTGCGGCCGCGAAGACCTGCGTTGGCACGACGCCGCGGGCACTGCCACCGTGCGCGCCGCCACGGTGGTGGCGCGCGCGCCGTCCGACGACTTCCGCCCGCTCGCGCCCTACACGCTGGTGATCGTGGAGCTGGACGAAGGCCCGCGCCTCATGGGCCATGCCGCGCCGGGCGTGCAGATCGGCCAGGGCGTGCGGGCCGGGTTCTTCGAGCACCAGGGCCGCACCCTGCTGCGCTTCACCCCCATCGACTGA
- a CDS encoding FKBP-type peptidyl-prolyl cis-trans isomerase encodes MHIAKDTAVTISYKITDPATGKPLDSGHVAYLHGGYENIFPKVEAALEGQAAGHAATVDLAVEDAFGPRDESLVRTIPKSEFPPGVKVGGQLQGPGADGRPQMFHVVKIKGPVVHLDGNHPLAGHALRFACKVTEVRAATSEEIAHRHVHGGHGHHH; translated from the coding sequence ATGCACATCGCCAAAGACACCGCCGTCACCATCAGCTACAAGATCACCGACCCCGCCACCGGCAAGCCGCTCGACTCCGGCCACGTGGCCTACCTGCACGGCGGGTACGAGAACATCTTCCCCAAGGTCGAGGCCGCGCTCGAAGGCCAGGCCGCGGGCCATGCCGCCACGGTCGATCTGGCCGTGGAGGACGCCTTCGGCCCGCGCGACGAGAGCCTGGTGCGCACCATTCCCAAGAGCGAATTCCCGCCCGGCGTGAAGGTGGGCGGCCAGCTCCAGGGCCCGGGCGCCGACGGGCGGCCCCAGATGTTCCACGTGGTCAAGATCAAGGGCCCCGTGGTGCACCTGGACGGCAACCACCCGCTGGCCGGCCACGCGCTGCGCTTCGCCTGCAAGGTGACCGAGGTGCGCGCCGCCACGTCCGAGGAGATCGCACACCGCCACGTGCATGGCGGGCACGGGCACCACCACTGA